A single Chloroflexota bacterium DNA region contains:
- a CDS encoding ATP-dependent metallopeptidase FtsH/Yme1/Tma family protein, whose product MSPRLMRNSFIYLLITVAVLAIFFTLFSDTLGGSDEIPVSEVISRSVRGEIERIEVRGDRLAVFSTSGESYSSRKEAGASMHEMLIASGVDPATSPVRVDVKGTGGLGSLLGILVNFLPLIFFGAILLFMMRQAQGNSNQTFSFGKSRARMFVGNSPAVSFSDVAGVEEAKEELQEVVEFLKVPERFVSLGAKIPKGVLLIGPPGTGKTLLARAVAGEAGVPFLSISGSEFVEMFVGVGASRVRDLFEQAKRNAPCIVFVDEIDAVGRHRGAGLGGGHDEREQTLNQILVEMDGFDVNTNIIIIAATNRPDILDPALLRPGRFDRRVVLDNPDVRGREQILKVHSKGKPLAEDIDMERIAKQTMGFSGADIANLVNESAILAARRSKVTITNDEFAESIDRVIAGPARKSRVVNEREKEITAYHEAGHALVGYMLPKADMPYKVTIVARGMSGGHTRYLPDEDRHLWTKGQFEDMMAAAMGGRVAEEIIFEDVTTGASNDLEQATNIARTMVTRYGMSSKLGPRTFGKREELVFLGREISEQRDYSDKIAEDIDEEVYGLVEDAYQKATNVITDNRDKLALLARHLLAHETVEGDELRDLLDPGSDGAAPAVAEAAPA is encoded by the coding sequence ATGAGTCCCCGGCTAATGCGAAACAGCTTTATTTATCTGCTTATTACGGTGGCTGTTCTCGCGATTTTCTTCACGCTATTTTCAGACACGCTCGGCGGCTCGGATGAGATCCCCGTCAGCGAGGTCATTTCACGCTCTGTGCGCGGCGAAATCGAACGAATCGAGGTGCGCGGCGATAGGCTCGCCGTCTTTTCCACTTCGGGCGAAAGCTACTCGTCCCGCAAAGAAGCCGGCGCGAGCATGCACGAGATGCTCATCGCGTCCGGCGTCGATCCGGCGACTTCGCCCGTTAGAGTCGATGTTAAAGGCACGGGCGGGCTGGGCAGCCTATTAGGCATTCTGGTTAACTTCCTGCCGCTGATTTTCTTCGGCGCGATACTGCTGTTTATGATGCGCCAAGCGCAGGGCAACAGCAACCAGACTTTCAGCTTCGGCAAGAGCCGCGCGCGCATGTTCGTAGGCAACAGCCCCGCCGTCAGTTTCTCGGATGTCGCAGGCGTGGAAGAGGCGAAGGAAGAACTGCAAGAAGTCGTCGAGTTCCTGAAAGTACCGGAGCGCTTCGTCAGCCTCGGCGCGAAGATACCAAAGGGCGTGCTGCTCATTGGTCCGCCGGGCACGGGCAAGACCCTGCTGGCGCGTGCGGTCGCGGGCGAGGCGGGCGTTCCGTTCCTGTCCATCAGCGGCTCGGAGTTCGTCGAGATGTTCGTGGGTGTCGGCGCGAGCCGCGTGCGCGACCTTTTCGAGCAGGCGAAGCGTAATGCGCCGTGCATCGTCTTCGTGGACGAGATAGACGCGGTCGGACGGCATCGCGGTGCCGGGCTTGGCGGCGGACACGACGAGCGCGAACAGACGCTGAATCAGATTCTCGTCGAAATGGACGGCTTCGATGTCAACACGAACATCATCATCATCGCCGCGACGAACCGCCCAGACATTCTCGACCCCGCGTTGCTGCGTCCCGGACGCTTCGATCGGCGCGTGGTGCTGGACAACCCGGATGTGCGCGGTCGCGAGCAGATACTCAAGGTGCACTCCAAAGGCAAGCCGCTCGCGGAAGACATTGACATGGAACGCATCGCCAAGCAGACGATGGGCTTCAGCGGCGCAGACATCGCGAACCTCGTCAACGAGTCTGCGATACTCGCTGCACGGCGCAGCAAGGTTACGATTACCAACGACGAATTCGCAGAATCCATCGACCGCGTGATAGCGGGTCCGGCGCGCAAGAGCCGCGTGGTGAACGAGCGCGAGAAGGAAATCACGGCGTACCACGAAGCCGGGCACGCGCTAGTGGGCTATATGCTGCCCAAGGCGGATATGCCCTACAAGGTGACCATCGTGGCGCGCGGAATGTCCGGCGGGCACACGCGCTACTTGCCCGACGAAGACCGCCACCTGTGGACGAAAGGGCAGTTCGAGGACATGATGGCTGCCGCGATGGGCGGACGGGTAGCCGAGGAGATTATCTTCGAGGATGTTACGACCGGCGCGAGCAACGACTTGGAGCAGGCGACGAACATCGCACGGACGATGGTGACACGCTATGGCATGAGTAGCAAACTGGGACCGCGCACCTTCGGCAAGCGCGAGGAGCTGGTGTTCCTCGGCAGGGAAATCTCAGAGCAGCGCGATTACAGCGACAAGATAGCCGAGGACATAGACGAAGAGGTGTACGGCTTGGTAGAGGACGCCTACCAAAAGGCAACTAATGTCATCACCGACAATAGGGACAAGCTGGCGCTGCTCGCCCGCCACCTCTTGGCCCACGAAACCGTCGAAGGCGACGAGCTGCGGGACCTGCTTGACCCCGGATCGGACGGGGCAGCCCCTGCCGTAGCGGAAGCGGCGCCGGCATAG